A genomic stretch from Mycobacterium cookii includes:
- a CDS encoding glucose 1-dehydrogenase gives MARVAGKVVLITGGARGMGEAHAEALVAEGARVVIGDILDDAGGAVAEKLGEAALFVHLDVTDPALWDQAVAATLERFGRLDGLVNNAGIVKLGPLRGSSLSDWQRVLDVNLTGAYLGMRAVIEPMIAAGCGSIVNVSSVEGLAGSANLHSYVAAKFGLRGITKSAAVELARYNIRVNSIHPGLVHTPLSEGVTKEFMTPIPMRRGASPAEIANFVVFLVSDESSYATASEFVVDGGLMGYVPTKI, from the coding sequence ATGGCGCGGGTCGCAGGCAAGGTGGTCCTGATCACCGGCGGAGCGCGAGGTATGGGCGAGGCCCATGCCGAGGCGCTGGTGGCCGAGGGTGCACGCGTGGTGATCGGCGACATTCTCGACGACGCCGGTGGGGCAGTCGCCGAAAAGCTCGGCGAGGCAGCACTGTTCGTGCACCTCGACGTGACCGATCCGGCGCTGTGGGACCAGGCTGTCGCCGCCACGCTGGAGAGGTTCGGCCGGCTCGACGGATTGGTGAACAACGCCGGAATCGTCAAACTCGGGCCGCTGCGAGGTTCGTCGCTGTCGGATTGGCAGCGTGTCTTGGACGTCAACCTCACCGGGGCCTATCTCGGGATGCGTGCGGTCATCGAGCCGATGATCGCTGCCGGCTGCGGATCCATCGTCAACGTGTCGTCGGTCGAGGGGTTGGCGGGCAGCGCCAATCTGCACTCCTACGTGGCAGCGAAATTCGGGCTGCGCGGCATCACCAAATCCGCCGCGGTCGAGTTGGCGCGCTACAACATTCGGGTCAATTCGATTCATCCCGGCCTGGTGCACACGCCGTTGAGCGAAGGCGTGACCAAAGAATTCATGACGCCGATTCCGATGCGTCGCGGCGCGTCACCGGCTGAGATCGCGAACTTCGTCGTGTTTCTCGTCAGCGACGAGTCGTCGTACGCAACCGCGTCGGAGTTCGTCGTCGACGGCGGGTTGATGGGCTACGTGCCGACCAAGATCTAG